A genomic segment from Thermogemmatispora onikobensis encodes:
- the mutS gene encoding DNA mismatch repair protein MutS: MLFEEYEREQQSNHSPIRSQYLAIKERYPDTILFFRMGDFYEMFDEDAEIVARELEIALTRRDFGRGEKAPMAGVPHQAADSYIARLVSKGYRVAVCEQVSDPALSRGLVEREVTRIVTPGTVVEPAMLAAKRNNFLAAAVMGRNAVGVAYVDITTGEFAATQIATSEPELTLQQEMARIAPAEVLVEAHYGQQSNRKRRWLAAVMSEKPVPRLGSNGDPDGAAALLGEQDELEEDDDEEFAPLARLFKGLAGHVTPYDARFFSEADARHRLQTHFGVVSLEGFGCERLPLAIRAAGAVLAYVQETQKEIVPQLTALETYSTAHFMTLDPHTRRNLELFESGRSGTLKGSLLWVLDRTRTPMGGRLLRRWLGQPLLDLAALRQRQEVIAELLAAPLLRARLGEILKKIGDVERLINRVRQRIAGPRDLIALASSLRGASEIRADLAAADEEGAAALHSMPSLATLLQRLADTEDVITLIERAIVAEPPASISEGGIIRPGFSEELDQLRAISQDGQRWLERLEQRERARTGISSLKVGYNKNTGYFIEVSNAHKQRVPADYQRRQTLTNSERFVTPELKEYEATILNARERINKLESELFAQIRAEIAAQGAERVLATAHALAEIDVYLSLAEVAARNNYCRPELNDGDTIRIIAGRHPVVEQAQPDVPFVPNDAELSNHEAQILIITGPNMAGKSTYLRQVALITLMAQIGSYVPAQTATIGIVDRIFTRIGAQDDLATGQSTFMVEMVETANILHHATPRSLVILDEIGRGTSTYDGLAIARAVVEYLHNNKRCGARTLFATHYHELVEVARVLPRIRCFNVAVSEEEGRIVFLRKIVPGGADRSYGVHVAELAGIPRPVIHRAQEILAELERKGEAQARRKAMKDMTMPLGWQMTLFAAEPHPILEELKTLDIESLTPIEAISKLYELQQRARREG, encoded by the coding sequence GTGCTATTTGAGGAGTACGAGAGAGAGCAGCAGAGCAACCATAGTCCGATCCGGTCTCAATATCTCGCCATCAAGGAGCGCTATCCCGACACCATCCTCTTTTTCCGTATGGGCGACTTCTATGAGATGTTTGATGAGGATGCCGAGATCGTGGCCCGAGAGCTGGAGATTGCCCTGACGCGGCGCGACTTTGGCCGTGGAGAGAAGGCTCCGATGGCTGGAGTGCCGCATCAGGCCGCCGACAGCTACATTGCTCGCCTGGTGAGCAAGGGCTACCGGGTGGCTGTCTGCGAGCAAGTCAGCGACCCTGCCCTCTCGCGGGGGCTGGTAGAGCGCGAGGTGACGCGCATTGTAACACCGGGAACCGTGGTTGAGCCGGCCATGCTGGCAGCCAAGCGCAATAACTTTCTGGCGGCGGCGGTTATGGGGCGCAACGCCGTTGGAGTAGCCTATGTGGATATCACCACGGGCGAATTCGCCGCGACGCAGATTGCGACCAGCGAGCCGGAGCTGACCTTGCAGCAAGAGATGGCGCGCATCGCGCCGGCGGAGGTCCTGGTGGAGGCCCACTATGGGCAGCAAAGCAATCGCAAGCGGCGCTGGCTGGCAGCAGTGATGAGTGAAAAGCCGGTTCCCCGCCTTGGCAGCAATGGTGATCCCGACGGTGCGGCGGCCCTGTTGGGTGAGCAGGACGAGCTGGAGGAGGATGACGACGAGGAGTTTGCTCCGCTGGCGCGACTCTTTAAAGGGCTGGCCGGCCATGTCACCCCCTACGATGCACGCTTCTTCAGTGAGGCCGATGCGCGTCATCGCCTGCAGACTCACTTTGGCGTCGTCTCTCTAGAGGGCTTTGGCTGCGAAAGGCTGCCGCTGGCCATCCGCGCCGCTGGGGCTGTTCTGGCCTACGTCCAAGAGACGCAGAAGGAGATCGTGCCCCAACTCACCGCCCTGGAGACCTACTCGACCGCTCATTTTATGACTCTTGATCCCCACACGCGGCGCAACCTGGAACTCTTCGAGAGTGGCCGCAGCGGCACCCTCAAAGGCTCGCTGCTCTGGGTACTCGACCGCACGCGCACCCCGATGGGTGGGCGCCTGTTGCGCCGCTGGCTCGGTCAGCCGCTGCTGGATCTCGCCGCGCTGCGCCAGCGCCAGGAAGTAATCGCGGAGCTATTGGCGGCCCCACTGCTGCGGGCGCGCCTGGGCGAGATTCTCAAGAAGATCGGCGATGTTGAGCGCCTGATCAATCGTGTACGCCAGCGCATCGCTGGCCCGCGCGACCTTATCGCTCTGGCGAGCAGCCTGCGAGGGGCGTCGGAGATTCGCGCCGATCTGGCTGCCGCCGATGAAGAGGGAGCGGCAGCGCTGCACTCGATGCCCTCGCTAGCGACCTTACTGCAGCGACTGGCTGATACCGAAGATGTCATCACGCTCATTGAGCGCGCCATTGTAGCGGAGCCTCCGGCCAGCATCTCCGAGGGGGGGATCATTCGGCCTGGCTTCAGCGAAGAGCTTGATCAGTTGCGCGCGATCTCTCAGGACGGACAGCGCTGGTTAGAGCGTCTGGAGCAGCGCGAGCGCGCTCGAACGGGCATCAGCTCCCTCAAGGTAGGGTATAACAAAAACACCGGCTATTTCATCGAAGTCTCCAATGCTCATAAGCAGCGCGTGCCTGCCGACTACCAGCGGCGTCAGACCCTGACCAACAGCGAGCGTTTTGTGACGCCGGAGCTGAAGGAGTACGAGGCGACCATCCTCAATGCGCGTGAGCGCATCAACAAGCTGGAGAGCGAGCTGTTCGCCCAGATCCGGGCGGAGATCGCCGCGCAAGGCGCTGAGCGGGTGCTGGCCACAGCCCACGCCCTGGCCGAGATCGACGTTTATCTCAGTCTGGCCGAAGTGGCGGCGCGCAATAACTATTGTCGTCCCGAGTTAAACGACGGCGATACCATTCGCATCATCGCCGGGCGCCACCCGGTCGTTGAGCAGGCTCAGCCGGACGTGCCCTTTGTCCCCAACGATGCAGAGCTCTCGAATCACGAGGCCCAGATTCTTATTATCACCGGGCCAAATATGGCCGGAAAATCCACCTACCTGCGCCAGGTGGCTCTGATTACGCTCATGGCCCAGATCGGCAGCTATGTGCCGGCCCAGACGGCCACTATTGGCATTGTGGATCGTATCTTTACGCGCATCGGGGCTCAGGACGACCTGGCGACAGGCCAGAGTACCTTTATGGTCGAGATGGTGGAGACGGCCAATATTTTGCACCATGCCACCCCGCGTAGTCTGGTAATTCTCGATGAGATCGGACGCGGCACCAGCACCTACGATGGCCTGGCCATCGCGCGGGCGGTCGTCGAGTATCTGCATAACAATAAGCGCTGTGGGGCGCGGACGCTCTTCGCCACGCACTATCACGAGCTGGTGGAGGTGGCGCGCGTCCTGCCACGCATTCGCTGCTTTAATGTGGCCGTGAGTGAGGAGGAGGGCCGCATCGTCTTTCTGCGCAAGATTGTCCCGGGTGGGGCCGATCGCAGCTATGGGGTGCATGTGGCAGAGCTGGCCGGCATTCCACGCCCGGTCATCCATCGGGCCCAGGAGATCCTGGCCGAGTTGGAGCGCAAGGGCGAGGCCCAGGCGCGACGCAAGGCCATGAAGGATATGACCATGCCCTTGGGCTGGCAGATGACGCTCTTCGCCGCTGAGCCGCATCCAATCCTTGAGGAGCTGAAGACCCTGGATATCGAGAGCCTGACGCCGATCGAGGCCATCAGCAAGCTCTACGAGCTACAGCAGCGGGCGCGCCGTGAGGGCTGA
- a CDS encoding lipopolysaccharide assembly protein LapA domain-containing protein: MMTANGSPLSDVELSLFSWHLHIPLPLGVLLLLSFLLGALVFYVIAVLASLRDRRELEQLRKRVAELEREKAAALQAARIPSGPLPQMPPVVPMPGIPGMPGPGTLPGHHPGPPAGYPPGAY, from the coding sequence ATGATGACTGCAAACGGGTCTCCATTGAGCGACGTCGAGCTGTCACTCTTCTCCTGGCACCTCCACATTCCTCTCCCGCTGGGAGTGCTGCTTTTGCTTTCGTTCCTCTTGGGCGCACTGGTCTTCTATGTAATCGCAGTTCTGGCCTCGCTCAGGGACCGGCGAGAGCTGGAGCAACTGCGCAAGCGTGTGGCCGAACTTGAGCGAGAGAAGGCAGCAGCTCTGCAGGCGGCGCGCATTCCTTCCGGGCCGCTCCCGCAGATGCCACCGGTTGTGCCAATGCCCGGTATCCCAGGTATGCCCGGTCCCGGCACACTTCCTGGCCACCACCCTGGCCCTCCTGCCGGTTATCCGCCTGGAGCCTATTAA
- a CDS encoding acyl-CoA dehydrogenase, translating into MAVSHLSPEEEELIAAIREIATERVAPRAAEIDRTGEFPWDMKELLAQQDIYAMPFPVEYGGLGSTKLAVVRAIEELSRCCATTGLLLAVQQLGAMPILLAGSEEQKRKYVPPLARGEWLAAFGLTEAGSGSDAAAMRTVAVRKGDRYILNGSKRFITNGGLAQVNTVFALTDPQAGTRGISAFIVERDFPGFAVGRVEDKMGIKGSQTAELIFNDCEVPAENLIGREGDGFHIAMRTLDRTRPGIGAQAVGIAQGALDLAVSYSRQRVQFGRPIAENQGIQFMLADMATKVEAARLLVYNVAEMIDRGEERFTMYSSMAKMFASDIAMEVTSDAIQILGGYGYMKEYPAERMLRDAKITQIYEGTNQIQRLVIARELLTRASA; encoded by the coding sequence ATGGCGGTTTCTCATCTCTCTCCCGAAGAAGAGGAGCTGATTGCGGCTATTCGCGAAATTGCAACCGAGCGTGTGGCGCCGCGCGCGGCGGAGATAGATCGCACGGGGGAATTCCCCTGGGATATGAAAGAGCTGTTGGCGCAGCAGGATATCTACGCTATGCCCTTCCCCGTGGAGTACGGTGGTCTCGGCTCGACGAAGCTGGCGGTGGTGCGCGCTATTGAAGAGCTGTCGCGCTGCTGTGCCACAACGGGCCTGCTGCTGGCAGTGCAGCAGCTGGGAGCCATGCCGATTCTGCTGGCCGGCAGCGAGGAGCAGAAACGCAAGTATGTACCACCGCTGGCGCGCGGCGAGTGGCTGGCGGCCTTCGGTCTGACCGAGGCCGGCTCTGGCTCGGATGCGGCGGCGATGCGCACTGTCGCGGTGCGCAAAGGGGACCGCTACATACTCAATGGCTCGAAGCGCTTCATCACGAATGGCGGCCTGGCTCAGGTCAACACGGTCTTTGCCCTGACTGATCCGCAGGCGGGGACGCGCGGCATCAGCGCTTTCATTGTAGAACGGGATTTTCCAGGCTTCGCCGTGGGGCGCGTGGAAGATAAAATGGGGATCAAGGGCTCGCAGACGGCAGAGCTGATCTTTAATGATTGTGAGGTGCCAGCAGAGAACCTGATTGGGCGCGAGGGCGATGGCTTCCACATTGCCATGCGCACCCTGGATCGCACGCGGCCCGGCATTGGGGCCCAGGCGGTAGGCATCGCTCAGGGGGCGCTGGATCTGGCTGTCTCCTATTCCAGGCAGCGGGTACAGTTCGGACGCCCGATTGCTGAGAACCAGGGCATTCAGTTTATGCTGGCCGACATGGCCACGAAGGTCGAGGCAGCACGCTTGCTGGTCTACAATGTGGCGGAGATGATCGATCGTGGCGAGGAGCGCTTTACGATGTACTCGTCGATGGCCAAGATGTTCGCCTCGGATATCGCGATGGAGGTGACCAGCGACGCTATCCAGATCCTGGGCGGCTATGGGTACATGAAGGAGTATCCGGCAGAGCGAATGCTCCGCGACGCCAAGATCACCCAGATCTATGAGGGAACCAATCAGATTCAGCGCCTGGTGATTGCGCGCGAGTTGCTGACGCGAGCTTCAGCCTAG